A region of Paenibacillus thiaminolyticus DNA encodes the following proteins:
- the tuf gene encoding elongation factor Tu translates to MAKAKFERTKPHVNIGTIGHVDHGKTTLTAAITTVLTKKYGGGNAIAYDQIDKAPEERERGITISTSHVEYESATRHYAHVDCPGHADYVKNMITGAAQMDGAILVVSAADGPMPQTREHILLSRQVGVPYIVVFMNKCDMVEDEELLELVEMEIRDLLSEYEFPGDDTPIIRGSAREALQNPDGPWADKIVELFDQIDSYIPTPERDTEKPFLMPVEDVFSITGRGTVATGRVERGTVKVGDEIEIVGIQEETKKSVVTGVEMFRKLLDSAQAGDNIGALLRGVDRNQIERGQVLAKPGSVKPHTEFTAQVYVLTKEEGGRHKPFFTGYRPQFYFRTTDVTGIIDLPEGTEMVMPGDNITVTVNLIAPIAIEEGTRFAIREGGRTVGAGAVASIIK, encoded by the coding sequence ATGGCAAAGGCTAAGTTTGAACGTACGAAACCGCACGTTAATATCGGTACGATCGGTCACGTTGACCATGGTAAAACAACTTTGACAGCTGCAATCACGACAGTATTGACGAAAAAGTATGGCGGTGGTAACGCAATCGCATACGACCAAATCGACAAAGCTCCAGAAGAGCGCGAGCGCGGTATCACAATCTCGACGTCCCACGTTGAGTACGAGTCCGCTACTCGTCACTACGCACACGTAGACTGCCCAGGTCACGCCGACTACGTTAAGAACATGATCACGGGTGCTGCACAAATGGACGGCGCGATTCTCGTCGTATCCGCAGCTGACGGCCCAATGCCGCAAACTCGTGAGCACATCTTGCTCTCCCGCCAAGTAGGCGTACCTTACATCGTCGTATTCATGAACAAATGCGACATGGTTGAAGACGAAGAGTTGCTCGAACTGGTAGAAATGGAAATTCGCGACCTTCTGAGCGAATACGAATTCCCAGGCGACGACACTCCAATCATTCGCGGTTCTGCACGTGAAGCGCTGCAAAACCCAGACGGCCCTTGGGCTGACAAAATCGTCGAGCTGTTCGATCAAATCGACTCTTACATCCCGACTCCAGAGCGCGACACTGAGAAGCCTTTCCTGATGCCTGTCGAGGACGTATTCTCCATCACGGGCCGCGGTACGGTTGCTACTGGCCGTGTTGAGCGTGGTACAGTTAAAGTGGGCGACGAGATTGAAATCGTTGGTATCCAAGAAGAAACGAAAAAATCCGTTGTTACGGGCGTTGAAATGTTCCGTAAGCTTCTGGATTCCGCTCAAGCGGGCGACAACATCGGCGCATTGCTCCGTGGTGTTGACCGTAACCAAATCGAGCGCGGTCAAGTATTGGCTAAGCCAGGCTCCGTTAAGCCGCACACAGAGTTCACTGCTCAAGTGTACGTATTGACCAAAGAAGAAGGTGGCCGTCATAAGCCTTTCTTCACTGGCTACCGTCCACAATTCTACTTCCGTACAACGGACGTAACAGGTATCATTGACCTGCCAGAAGGCACTGAAATGGTTATGCCTGGCGACAACATCACCGTTACTGTTAATCTGATCGCTCCAATCGCGATCGAAGAAGGTACTCGCTTCGCTATCCGCGAAGGTGGCCGTACAGTAGGTGCTGGTGCGGTTGCATCCATCATTAAATAA